CGGGCGATCCGGTCGAGCTCACCCTGCGCGACTACACGAGCCGCACGCTGTGGGACGACGCCGCGACGCTCGAGGGCCGCACCGTGAGGCTGACCGGATTCGTGACCCCGCGCGCGGCGGGGGGCTATTACATCACCCGGCAGGTGATCGCCTGCTGCGCTGCCGACGCGCTGCCGGTGCAGGTGTACGTCGCGGGTGACCCGCCGGTGTTCGCACCCGACACCTGGATCGAGGTTGTGGGCACCTCGGCGCCGACGGTGCGCGACGAGAGCGACAGCTTCGACATCGCTGCGGTCACCGCTGACTCGGTCACGACCGTCACGCCCCCGGCGTCGCCGTACGAGCAGTAGATAAGACGTTCGAAGTCTCAATCGACCGGTTATTGATATTGGACCTCCAATAGAACATTCGGTTGACTCGTGGGCAAGCTCAGGAGGCCCACCCGTGAAGATCGAGCGCATCGAGGCGATCCCCTTCGCAATCCCATATGCCAAGAAGCTGCAGTTCGCCAGCGGCGAGGTCGACACTGCCCGCCACGTGCTCGTGCGGGTGCACACGACCGACGGGCTGATCGGCACCGCTGAGGCGCCGCCGCGCCCGTTCACCTACGGCGAGACGCAGGCCTCGATCATCGCCATCATCAACGACGTCTTCGCCCCGCAGATCACCGGCCTGACGATCTTCCAGCGGGAACGGGTTCGGGCACTGCTCGACCGGACGATCGGCAACCCCACCGCCAAGGCGGCCGTCGACATGGCTTTGTGGGATCTCATCGGCCAGTCGCTCGGCGCCAGCGTCACCGATCTGCTGGGCGGCTTCGGCGAGGGCATGCGAGTCTGCCACATGCTCGGCTTCGACACGCCCGAGGTGATGGTCGAACAGGCGCACCGCATGCGTGAGAACTATGGCATCAGCACGTTCAAGGTGAAGGTCGGCCGCCATCCTGTCGACCTGGACGTCGCCGTGTGCCGTGCGCTGCGTGCGGAGTTCGGCGACGCCATCGAGCTGTACATCGACGGCAACCGCGGCTGGAGCGCATCGGAGTCCGCCGAGGCGTTGCGCCAGATGGCCGACCTCGGGCTGACGCTCGCCGAGGAGCTGTGCCCCGCGGACGACGTCCTCGGTCGCCGCTGGCTCGTCCGGCAGGCGCCGATCCCGTTCGTGGCCGACGAGAGTGTGCCGACCCAGGCCGACGTCACCCGCGAGCTGCTGGGCGGTTCGGCAACCGCGATCAGCATCAAGACCGCCCGCACCGGCTTCAGCGCATCCCAGCGAATCCTGGGCCAGTGCGAGGGCATGGGCGTCGAGGTCGTGATGGGCAACCAGATCGACGGGCAGATCGGAACCGCCTGCACCGTTGCCTTCGGCGCGGCGTTCGCGCACACCTCGAAGCGGGCCGGTGAGCTGTCCAACTTCCTCGACATGAGCGATGACCTACTGGTCGATCCCTTGCAGATCAGCGATGGCGTGCTATCCACCAGGCCGGGACCGGGGCTCGGGATCGCCGTCGACGAATCCAAGCTGTCCCACTACCGCGAGGACCGCTGACCACCAACCCACCCCCACGAGAGGAAACCCATGAGCGAGTTCACCCAGGAGACCACGGCCCGTGCCGCCGACTCCGGCGCCAACGCGACCGCAGCGTTCAAGGCCAAGCAGAAGGCGGGCGCGGTCGAGACCGATCAGGAGCGCGTCAGCCAGCTGGCCACCGAGGTAATCCAGCGAGATGGCGACGGCGAGAAGACCGTCTACGACTACGTTCTGGATCCCGCCTGATGTTGTTCGCCGTGAAGATGGACGTCGCGATCCCGCACGATGTCGACCCTGAGCAGATCGCCGAGACGATCGCTACCGAGAAGGCCTATTCGCAGCAGCTGCAGCGGGATGGCGAATGGCGGCACATCTGGCGATGCGCCGGCCAGTACTCCAACATCAGCATCTTCGATGTCGCCGACAACGAGCGGCTGCACGAGATCCTGTGGAATCTGCCGCTGTTCAAGTACATGACGATCGAGGTGACGCCGTTGGCCACCCACCCTTCAGACATCGCCGTCGGGGACTGAGAACAGGCTTTGCAGCACGTCTCGTACGTTGCGTAGCAACGGTGAATCGTCGCCGTCAGCGGCCGGTAGACGACGCCGGTGACAGCGAGGGCCATCA
This region of Blastococcus sp. Marseille-P5729 genomic DNA includes:
- a CDS encoding mandelate racemase/muconate lactonizing enzyme family protein — protein: MKIERIEAIPFAIPYAKKLQFASGEVDTARHVLVRVHTTDGLIGTAEAPPRPFTYGETQASIIAIINDVFAPQITGLTIFQRERVRALLDRTIGNPTAKAAVDMALWDLIGQSLGASVTDLLGGFGEGMRVCHMLGFDTPEVMVEQAHRMRENYGISTFKVKVGRHPVDLDVAVCRALRAEFGDAIELYIDGNRGWSASESAEALRQMADLGLTLAEELCPADDVLGRRWLVRQAPIPFVADESVPTQADVTRELLGGSATAISIKTARTGFSASQRILGQCEGMGVEVVMGNQIDGQIGTACTVAFGAAFAHTSKRAGELSNFLDMSDDLLVDPLQISDGVLSTRPGPGLGIAVDESKLSHYREDR
- the catC gene encoding muconolactone Delta-isomerase — encoded protein: MLFAVKMDVAIPHDVDPEQIAETIATEKAYSQQLQRDGEWRHIWRCAGQYSNISIFDVADNERLHEILWNLPLFKYMTIEVTPLATHPSDIAVGD